Proteins from a single region of Candidatus Methylomirabilota bacterium:
- a CDS encoding fumarylacetoacetate hydrolase family protein has protein sequence MRIVRFKVDGKTRYGVLEGAYVVEYSGTPFSAFRRGRRRYPVRQVVLLAPVLPSKIVAIGLNYRDHAAELGLSIPAEPVIFLKPVSALIGPDDPILYPPQSQRVDHEAELAIVMRRRCRNVPAGRAREHVLGYTCLNDVTARDIQMKDRQPVRAKAFDSFCPIGPCVATDIDPNAVAIEAYVNGELRQSSNTTELIFSVEDIVARVSEIMTLLPGDVIASGTPAGVGPLVPGDRVEVRIQGIGSLQNPVVKV, from the coding sequence ATGCGGATCGTCCGATTCAAGGTGGACGGCAAGACGCGCTACGGAGTGCTGGAGGGGGCTTACGTCGTCGAGTACTCGGGCACGCCGTTCAGCGCCTTCCGGCGCGGCCGGCGACGGTACCCGGTCCGGCAGGTGGTATTGCTGGCCCCCGTGCTGCCGTCCAAGATCGTCGCCATCGGGCTCAACTACCGCGATCACGCCGCCGAGCTGGGGCTCTCCATCCCGGCCGAGCCCGTCATCTTCCTGAAGCCCGTGAGCGCGCTGATCGGCCCCGACGACCCGATCCTCTACCCCCCGCAGAGTCAGCGGGTGGACCACGAGGCGGAGCTGGCGATCGTGATGCGCCGGCGGTGTCGGAACGTGCCGGCCGGCCGCGCCCGCGAGCACGTGCTGGGCTACACGTGCCTCAACGACGTGACCGCGCGAGATATACAAATGAAGGACCGACAGCCGGTCCGGGCCAAGGCCTTCGACAGCTTCTGCCCGATCGGCCCCTGCGTCGCCACCGACATCGATCCCAACGCCGTCGCCATCGAGGCCTACGTCAACGGCGAGCTCAGGCAGTCGTCGAACACCACGGAGCTGATCTTCTCCGTGGAGGACATCGTCGCGCGCGTCTCGGAGATCATGACGCTCCTGCCCGGCGACGTCATCGCCTCGGGCACGCCGGCCGGCGTGGGGCCGCTGGTGCCCGGCGATCGGGTCGAGGTCCGCATCC